The following is a genomic window from Antechinus flavipes isolate AdamAnt ecotype Samford, QLD, Australia chromosome 3, AdamAnt_v2, whole genome shotgun sequence.
ATTCCTAAATTGGCCTTGGATTCAAGCTCAAAGATCACCATGATCGTCCTAGATTTCGGCTCTTGTTCCTGTCCCTATTGTTTTCCCAGACACAGtgtttgggggggaagggaagggaagaggggagagatttCTAAAATGCTTCACCTAGTGTTAGGGGAGCTAGGATCTGATTTCAGGGAGGGTGGTGCCTTTGCCAGCAGCCAAGTCCAGTCCACAAAACTGAACATGCACTGTATTTGATCAGGTTCTTCATTAATAATTAACACCAGTTATCCCCCTCCTACACTGCTTCAGGGAACGAAAGAACTGTAACTGAATGGGAGTGAGCTGAGGTGGAGTTAGTCTACAGTCATGAGAGGCGGAGACAACCACCCGGTGTTGGGACTAAGTAACTCTCCTGACTCACAGGATAGGttgaaaaagttttctttctatttctctttcacgGGGATCCATGTACTCCCAAAGCCTTGATTATCATGGTTCTTCCCATGGTTCTTTTGGATTAAGGTCCATAAGGAGATTTTCAGCTGAGGACAATCAGCTGGTGAATTAATTGTTAAGGTGGAAATCACATTGGGGTACCTGCATTACCAACTCTGTTgagcaaggaagaaagagatttaGGGGACCTGTTTGCTGAGGGAAGAAGGTTTGGTTTTACCACGGAGCGTTTCAGGAACCAGGCTTTCTCTGCTCATGGCTGCCACGACAGACTCAGCCCATGACTGCTCCCATGTGATTGACCACAGCCATGTCCCAGAGTTTGAAGTAGCCACCTGGATCAAGATCACCCTCATCCTTGTCTACTCGGTCATCTTTATGATGGGTATCCTTGGGAACAGCATCACCATTCGGGTTACTCAAGTGCTTCAGAGGAAAGGCTACCTGCAGAAGGCGGTCGCAGACCACATGATAAGCTTGGCCTGCTCTGACATCTTGGTCTTCCTCATAGGCATGCCAATGGAGTTCTACAGTGTGATCTGGAACCCTCTGACTACAACAAGCGATAACTTGTCCTGCAAGGTGCACACTTTTCTCTTTGAGACCTGCAGCTACGCCACACTCCTCCATGTGCTGACTCTCAGTTTTGAGCGCTATGTGGCCATCTGCCACCCCTTCAGGTACAAGGCAGTCTCACGGCCCTTTTGGGTAAAGCTAATGATCTGCTTTGTCTGGGTCACTTCTGTTCTGGTGGCTCTGCCCCTCCTTTTTGCCATGGGCATTGAGTACCCTCTGGTCCAGGTGCCTAACCACCGTGGCCTCCTTTGCAATCGGCCTCGGATACCACACCTCGAGCACCCGGAGACCTCCAACATGTCCATTTGCACCAGTCTCTCCAGTCGGTGGACAGTTTTCCAATCCAGCATCTTCAGTGCCTTTATCATCTACTTTGTGGTCCTGATCTTGGTGACTTTCATGTGCCGAAAAATGATGCAAAAGCTAATGAAGAAGGGTACACTGGCAGGGAAAGGGCAACATCAGCTGAGGAAAGCAGAGAGCGAAGAGAGCAAAACGGCCAGAAAGCAGACTATCATCTTTCTAGGTGAGTCCCATCCTGGAAGGCAGGCAGTTGGGTACCTCCTTCTTGACTTTGGAGTTTCAACTTCAAATCTGTGAGTTCAATGAAAAGCagcatcatttattttttaaatctagaagCAAGTCCTTTTCATAAAGATAGATTTGGGCTTAGTTTGTAAAGTTCAGAAGTAAGATTAGGAATTTAATTGATTTcagatttccttcccttttttggtTGGGGAAGAACATCAGGTGACATACAAAGTCAGATGCTATTTGTGTGAGCTGATTTTacttaattgcttttctttgttgtAAAGgaggatgtgtgtgtatatacacacatataattacaATGTTTAATAACTTAGGACTAACTAAAACTTTGGGGATATGCACAAGCATCTATGTTTATACACATCTGTACATATACATAGTTACAATGTTTGATAACAGGACtaactaaaacttttgggatatgCACAAATGTCTTAAATACATATCTAGACATATATAGTTAGAAAGTATAATAACTTAGgactaaaacttttgggatatgTATTAATACACATCTATAcacatagatgtgtatatatatttatacacatacacacattctgaattaactttgtaaaaacaaaaggcataaatacaacttttttttttttttaagaagtagtAAGTGATCTCTGTGGTAGACAGAGAGTTGCTCTTGAATCAGGGAAATTTGGATTCACATTCTGACATATTCTGGCTCTATGTCTTTGGGCAAGTTTTGAGTTCTCATTTCTCAGTATTGTTTCTCAGTAAAGACAGGCAACTCCATAAACCTAAAAATTTTAACTCAGTTGCTAATTGTCATTGATAGAGGTAGTTTCCCCAACTGAAAGCTTCCTACTAcagatgaccaaaaaagaaaaatactgggCTAGGAATCAAGAAATCTAACTTTTCTTGAAGCATCACCATAAACTTAGGATGTGGAAAGTCTTAAATGCCTAACTTCTCCTAgtttcaatttttccacatctaaACTAGTATCAAgtctatttatcttatatatttcaAAAGGATCTGGTGAAGATCACACAAATCTATGCAAAAGTGTTTTGAAGCAAAGGACTTTATAAATGTAAAGGTATCAGTATGTTATTCTAGTACTATATTTCGGTAAAAATGTAAGCTTCTGGGTAGaagaactattttcattttggtattgTTGTCTGCTGTGACTAATCCAGTaagaactcaataaatgtttattcaattgaATTATGAAGTCCTTCCTTTGCCCTGGGGTCTGTTTCCTTGAGTAATTTCTtttggttcttaatttttttttctcctgtgatCAGAAAACTACCTGGATTAGACATATTCTAGTGAGGGTGCTATTTCACTGCCACCAGCTGCTCTCTCTGCCACCATCTGGAGCCTTCTTTAGAAGGCTGGAGTACTCTGATAACGCCTTCCCTGGGTACTGCTTGGGTGACAAAAGTGGTCTGTCTGCTTCCTTATCATAGCCTCCACGTGCAGAAGTGATCTTTtattgagcagaaccagaaggacTGCACAGATTGCTAGAACTGTTTTACTTTCAATCCCTGCAAATATCAAATTAAGAGAGGATGAgagtcttttgtttttcaaacttCTGTGATTATTCATTTGCACTTAAGGGcctttttcatatttgaaaagaTAGCTCCCCACATATAATGTATATGGAAGTCATCATAAAGAGAGGCACGTGCAGACCAATGACCTTCATGATTTTGGATTTTAATGGAGGGATATTAGCAGGGATCTTGGACCTGCTGTGGGGCAGAAGTTATCTagtctaactcattttacagaggaggaaattggggcccaaggtcacacaggtaatgataaatgtgagATTTGAAGCTAGGTCCTCTGACTGCGAATGCATCATTCTTCTCACTATACTATGCTATTCCTAAAATCCTAAAATCAAAAGATGGTACAACCTAAAAGGAACTTTAGGGAATATTGACttcagcttttttgtttgtttttgtttttcatttgtgtccatctctttgtgacctcacttggggttttcttggcaaaggtactggagtggtttgccatttccttttccagctcttttttttatagatgaggaaattgaggcaaacagttaaatgatttgcccagagtcacacagctaataattatctgatCTACATTTGAACTCTAGAGGATGAGTCTTTCAGgctctaggcccagcattctatctactgtgccaactagctgccctgtaactggtttcctcatttaaattTCCTGAGGCCCAGAACAGAGAAGCAAATGCCCTAGGATTACAAATTCACAAAAGAGTGCTCCTGGGAACCTAGGTTTCTTGACTCCTGTTGTAGAGATCTTTCTATAAGGGAAGGGAGGGACACATTTTCAGGaaagtattttgttattttaatggaataatGTTCAGAATGTAGTAAAAGGATTGAGAAAGATATAATGAGGTTTCCTGATGTGATTTGTTGGCAGAAATCCAAGAATCAAGTCCTAGAGCTAGAAGGTTAGACTTGGgggtgagggggtggggaaggacgTGGAGATACAAGACATACAAGAGTATGTCTAAGGCACCTGACTTATTGAGGACTAAAATTTCATCTGGTAGGATGTCATTCCTTTAATTTAAAGGATCACAAGAAGAGAGCTGGAAGGCACCTGGAAGGACAACTAGTCCAggccccttattttacagaataggaagtGGAGGCCCAGAGACATAGTGATGTCTCTTAAGTGACATAGTGGGAATCAAAAATAGGGTTTGAACCCTGCCTGTCTGATCCCAGAATCAATGCTCTTTTTGGGATAACACTGACCCTCTtaaaaattcaaatcctactttccctATAATCCTCAGCAATAACACTTTAAGTAAGCATTTTAAGAATGAttggtaggggcagctaggtggcccagtggatagaagccctgaagtcaggagaacctgagttcaaatttagtctcatacacttaaaacttcctagctttgtgaccctgggcaagtcacttaaccccaattggtttagtaaaaaaaaaaaaaaaaaaaaaaaaaaaaaaatttgcccagGGGCAGCTTGATGATGTGCATAGTGGTTAGatcactggccttggagtcaagagaacttgagttcaaatgcagccttagacTCATAATGTAGTTAgtaatatctgtgtgaccctgggcaagtcacttaaccccaattgcctaaacaaaagtaaagaaagaatgaTTTGTCCCAGGTCTAATAATATATAGATGACCCTCTTAATTTTGCTCTAGGATTGTGATATATCtttaggaaaaaagggaagagaattgtGAAATTTCTTAACAAAACATAGGAAATACAGTTTATTTTCATACTGAAAAAATgttataagaaaatttttttgatatataACATAacttcatatttaatatttttaggaaaattatcacTATCtcaaattaacattttcttatgCAGCTTCTTTTCATTGACTGAGAATACTAGGATTCCACATATGGGAAATACTGCTTAAGCTGTTTCTATCATTAATTCTTTTATGTGAAGGGAGATCAGATTTCTGGGAAGAATAGGTCTTCATAGATCCTAGGACTAGTGTTAGAAGTAAACTGAGGGGCCAAATAAGATTcacagatattaaatgactttttcaaagtcacacagatgaCAAGTGTGGAACCATGATATGAACTCAGCTTCTTTGACTGTGAATGCAgtctttccactgaaccacattcatttttctaaggtATGAGGATTGAAGTTAGAGGTAGGGTGAGATTCAGTTTTGACTAGGACTACTATTGCCTGCCTATGGATTTCCAGGGTCTACAGTTATTGGAAAGAGTCAGGGAATCTATGTGTACACTATACACGTGGCCATTTTTCATTGTAGATGCAATATAATTTGTAGCCTTATTCAgtataataaataagcaaatataccTTTATTAGGCTGAATGAGTAcatgtacttatatatgtatatatatatatttaaaaattatacattgaTGCTGGTgatcaataaaatacaaattcatgaaaaatctattatttattcaTGATAATTTTTTGGTACCATATCTTTTTCAATGGATAGTAATAATTTATTTACCATCACGTGGAAGAGGGGCCTATGAAATTCTTGATGTTTAAAATGGACTTTCACATTCAAGGTGGGGAACCACTAGCCCAGGGCTCTTTACTGAAAAGCCTGTAGAAATAAATAATTGAGAATgatttctcttgaatttttttctttcttcttctttttctttctttctttctttctttctttctttctttctttctttctttctttctttctttctttctttctttcttttctttctttcttttctttctttctttctttctttctttctttctttctttctttctttctttctttcttttttttttttaaccaaggcTATATTCTAGGAGTCTATGTGTCTAGTCTTCTAACATCACTAATGATGttgccttggggaaaaaaattccaaattgcctGGAGTAGCATCATAGAACTTACAAAGAAAAGTCAGTCACGTCAAAGATCTTTAGCCTAGCTTGCTTCGTTCAGCCTACATGTCTGTTCCCTGCTCTTCTCCATTATAGACTATTGCTGGTAATCAGTTTCTTTACATGGGAGGTTCTTCAGGGTATAAGAGACCAATATTTAGTATATGCTCTTTGCAGCTACTTTCCAAAGCAGTTTGCCAGATTCCCCCCaacattatatttcaaatagcttttaaaaatatgattctcaCTAATTAACTAGAGTTAGGAAATAAATTAATGAAGTGAAAAGGAAGAATCATGCCCTGCATTCATTAGATTAATACAATGCCATTTACTTTGTAAGTTTCATAAAAATGATGCTTTGGGGGCATTTTTAACTCAGAACAAATGAACATATAAATTGTTTACAAATCGCTGAATTTAATGTGGTAACTTAGTTGTCTTTTTAGtatttcatttaacagatggagtaaattaaaacaaatatttgttcatttcaaacatattttgcatttaatgtGAAATGTAAATGACAACATGGAGCAAGATGTTTTTGAAGCTTTCTTCAGgcaataagaaaacaattaaagattttctttctctgttaaaaaAGTATGATTTCTgcataacaaaaatgaaattcataaatCTATGCATGATGAGGAAGCCCAtgctaaaaatattaattttccttcTTGTGTCTTTCACTGCTGTACCACTGTCTAGTTGAGCTCTGAATTGGagaataatgaaaacaaattggAAACTGGGAGAGAGTGAGACAGAATTGCTCCTTTGGAATCTCTCAAGCAATTTGCAGGAGAGGACTATGATAATGCAAAAGTGCAGACTCCTGGAAATATTAGTGCTTCTACTTGTCAATTGTCAGTGATCTCTGGGAGAATCAATAATAGGCTCACTCTGCTGTTTGAAAAGATTTCCAAGGTTTGCTTAACAAAGGCTAGTGACAATGTTCCTATCAGCAAGGGCTTGTATAAAGGGTTATAAGTCCCTGTCCTCTTGTTGGGGAAGTACCAATTGAGTTGATTATTTGTAATCAAAATGTGAAGGATTTgggcctttttttatttttacatttaaatgaagtcttttgttttttaaataatcattaaaattttttgatatcCCTCTTTATGCCTCCCTCTCCTATTTCCTAACTCCAATGTCCTTGTCATAAAAAACAGTTCCACAAAACCAGACAGCGACAGCATTTAATAGAATATGTGATATCTAGCATCTGTGTAACCTTTACCACCAAAAGGAGGTGACATGTATTTTATCATCTGTCCTCTGGAATCAATATCAATTATTGCCTTTAATGTGAGTTCATTTGCCATTTAGTGTTATTTTcatctatattattttaattatcatgtattttgttttgattttatattctttgCTCTGCATGAATTCAAACAAGTCTTCTCATGttcctctgaattcctcatatttgtgGCTTCTTAATGTGTAGGAAATTTCCATTCTATTCTTatatgacaattttaaaaaatcaccctACTTTCcaactggtttttttttctctcataattcTAAATTTGTTAGAGTAGCTATTCACAGATTGACCTTTCCACTATtgacttttgctttttattaaacTCTTACACAATTTGATGAGTTATAAGTTTAAATTTGCTTTATGTGGGACAAACTGGAATTTCCAGACCTGTATGTGGTAGACTTCCAGGGCCTTCAGTGGAAGTATTTTCACTATAAAAATAAGTGGCTATGAACAGCTATAAGAGTCAGACTTTGCTAATTCATATGGATGGGAAACGGTCACATTATAATAGCAAATACAGAGTGTTGCAAAAGTCTTAAGGTAGATTTAAACTTATTAAAATTATGaaactgcattaagacttttgggacaccctgtattttaaaggaaatgcAGTTTTGTTACTTTTAAGACCATAAGGTAACTAGAGCTAGGTATACAAAATCTTCTAATAATTAGATAAGAAACATCTATAATGACATTAATTGATTGTAGGGCAGGAGcttcatttaaaatgtttggaggtacttaaaatattaagtactttaaAGACTGATTCTCTCCACCCACATCCTTATTAACATACATTTTTGCTTACCAAATACTTTCTTTATCCATAGTGCAAAAGAAACTCATCactgaaatataaatttagatcTTGAAAAAGTCACAGAGATTATTGAGATAACAACACTCACTTTTTAtcgatgaggaatctgagacacAGTAAGGGTAATGACTTACCAATGATTGTACAGCCAGTTAGTCTGTGGGTCAGTTTTGAACCAGTTTGAACCCTGATTCCAAGTATAGCGGTCTATCCATTATTAGTCAAGGCTGCTCCTCTCTTTAGCAATAATTTTGATAGGATCACATCACATTTCAGATGAGTTGGGGCTGCATAAATAACTCATTCCTATATGCATCTTTTTGCATCAAATGTGGGGATATTCAAGAAATTGTATATCTTGACCCCAGTTATCCAGATTGTCACCTTTTTTATCTCATCCCTTTAGAATTCTGCCTATTCAAGTAATCAATCTTTCTATTTCAGtatttcatgtttacttttcTAGGAGTCATTTCTCAGTCATAAATTACTTGCTT
Proteins encoded in this region:
- the GPR39 gene encoding G-protein coupled receptor 39, translating into MAATTDSAHDCSHVIDHSHVPEFEVATWIKITLILVYSVIFMMGILGNSITIRVTQVLQRKGYLQKAVADHMISLACSDILVFLIGMPMEFYSVIWNPLTTTSDNLSCKVHTFLFETCSYATLLHVLTLSFERYVAICHPFRYKAVSRPFWVKLMICFVWVTSVLVALPLLFAMGIEYPLVQVPNHRGLLCNRPRIPHLEHPETSNMSICTSLSSRWTVFQSSIFSAFIIYFVVLILVTFMCRKMMQKLMKKGTLAGKGQHQLRKAESEESKTARKQTIIFLGLIVVTLAVCWMPNQIRRLMAAAKPKQDWTRSYFRAYMILLPFADTFFYLSSVINPLLYNISSRQFRKVFSQVLCCRLTLEHANKEKLLRAHLNSTTSSGHSARPLISISSWRNASARRTKKVCLKTFQSETKPDSKSQQLSLESLEPNSESKPSEVALEPHVGAENNLRENEV